The following nucleotide sequence is from Caldicellulosiruptor saccharolyticus DSM 8903.
ATGCATGGTACTGACATAGGCATTGCTGAATCAAAAGACGGTGGCAAAACTTGGCTTTATAGAGGTACTATAGATCTTCAATATGGCAGGGGCAGAAACACCTTCTGGGCACCTGAGGTAATATTCTGTGAAGGGGAATACCATATGTACGTAAGCTTTGTACCTGGTGTTCCACAGGATTGGAATTGGGAGAGGTATATCTTGTACTACAAAAGCAAAAACCTTTGGGATTGGGAATTTGTCAAAAAGATAGATCTTTCCTCGAATAAAGTAATTGATGCGTGTGTATTTCAAATGCCAGATGGTACATTTAGAATGTGGTACAAGGATGAGGCTAATAATTCCTATATCTATGTTGCAGAAAGCAAAAATCTAAAAGATTGGAACGTTTTAGGTCCTGCTTTGACAGACAGACCTCAAGAAGGTCCAAATGTGTTTTTCTGGAAGGGTAAATACTGGATGATAACTGATCCTTGGTGCGGTCTTGGAGTATATTTTTCAGAAGATGCAAATATTTGGTACAGGCAAGAGAACATTTTAGACAAGCCTGGCAAAAGAGAAGATGATGGACAAATTGGTCATCATGCTGATGTGCTGGTTATTGATGATGAGACAGCTTATATATTCTATTTTACTCATCCAGAGGGTATGGAAGGTACAGAGGAGTTTTGGAAAGATAATAGATACTGGAGAACATCACTTCAGGTTGCAAAGCTTGAATATATTGATGGTAAGATAGTTTGTGATAGAGATAAAGAATTTGACTTTTGTCTTCCT
It contains:
- a CDS encoding family 43 glycosylhydrolase, which encodes MPKPPAPLFRDPIYDGAADPTIIYNHLEKSWWILYTNRRANQKLPGKAFMHGTDIGIAESKDGGKTWLYRGTIDLQYGRGRNTFWAPEVIFCEGEYHMYVSFVPGVPQDWNWERYILYYKSKNLWDWEFVKKIDLSSNKVIDACVFQMPDGTFRMWYKDEANNSYIYVAESKNLKDWNVLGPALTDRPQEGPNVFFWKGKYWMITDPWCGLGVYFSEDANIWYRQENILDKPGKREDDGQIGHHADVLVIDDETAYIFYFTHPEGMEGTEEFWKDNRYWRTSLQVAKLEYIDGKIVCDRDKEFDFCLPNLF